In one Bradyrhizobium sp. 4 genomic region, the following are encoded:
- a CDS encoding ABC transporter substrate-binding protein: MTTKRDIRFGYALLGGSLGLFATTGIAAAAEQITFVSQGGAYQQAQTVAILDPSAKKLGITINQDSIPDAWPAIKTQVGSGKPIWDVVDTPTGYCLRGGEQGLIEKLDFSKIPNAAAMPEAYRNPYSVSYEFYSSVLAYSQKTFPKDAPNSWIDFWDVKKFPGSRALRNHPIATLEAALMADGVAPDKLYPLDVDRAFKKLEEIKPHITVWWTSGAQSAQLLNDGEVDMEMAWNGRVSAVAKEGAKVAFTYNQGVLQSTSLCILKGAPNLETAVKFLNEAVDPVHQANLPLNIDYGPGNPKAFDTGVIKPERAAQLPSEPANAAKQALMSYAWWSSPAGEAAEKRWASFMQK; encoded by the coding sequence ATGACGACGAAACGAGATATTCGATTTGGCTACGCGTTGTTGGGCGGATCGCTCGGATTATTCGCAACAACCGGCATCGCCGCCGCTGCCGAACAGATCACCTTCGTCTCGCAGGGCGGCGCCTATCAGCAGGCGCAGACGGTGGCAATTCTCGATCCCTCCGCCAAGAAGCTCGGCATCACCATCAACCAGGACTCCATTCCCGATGCCTGGCCCGCGATCAAGACGCAAGTCGGTAGCGGCAAGCCGATCTGGGACGTCGTGGATACTCCAACCGGCTATTGCCTGCGCGGCGGCGAGCAGGGGCTGATCGAGAAGCTCGATTTCTCGAAGATCCCCAACGCAGCGGCGATGCCGGAGGCTTATCGCAATCCCTATTCGGTGTCGTACGAGTTCTATTCCAGCGTGCTGGCCTACAGCCAGAAGACGTTCCCGAAGGATGCGCCGAACAGCTGGATCGATTTCTGGGACGTCAAGAAATTCCCCGGCAGCCGTGCGCTGCGCAACCATCCGATCGCCACGCTCGAGGCGGCGCTGATGGCCGACGGCGTCGCGCCCGACAAACTCTATCCGCTCGACGTCGACCGGGCCTTCAAGAAGCTCGAAGAGATCAAGCCGCACATCACGGTGTGGTGGACCTCCGGCGCACAGTCGGCGCAGCTTCTCAATGACGGCGAGGTCGATATGGAGATGGCCTGGAACGGTCGCGTCAGCGCAGTCGCGAAGGAAGGCGCCAAGGTCGCTTTCACCTACAACCAGGGCGTTTTGCAAAGCACCTCGCTCTGCATCCTCAAGGGCGCGCCGAATCTCGAGACGGCAGTCAAATTTCTCAACGAGGCCGTCGATCCCGTGCACCAGGCCAATCTGCCGCTCAATATCGATTACGGCCCGGGCAATCCCAAGGCGTTCGATACCGGCGTGATCAAGCCCGAGCGCGCCGCGCAATTGCCGAGCGAGCCCGCCAATGCGGCCAAGCAGGCGCTGATGTCCTACGCCTGGTGGTCCTCGCCGGCCGGCGAAGCCGCCGAGAAGCGTTGGGCGTCGTTCATGCAGAAGTAA